The Neoarius graeffei isolate fNeoGra1 chromosome 7, fNeoGra1.pri, whole genome shotgun sequence genome includes a region encoding these proteins:
- the nusap1 gene encoding nucleolar and spindle-associated protein 1, giving the protein MDLDSMKYSDLQQLAKSIGLKANIKADKLLKALKGHFEQQESSDNGNTASSDDTQIQEEKEAAAEPKPKPVNDALVTTRRGKKQQAKRKYSGDGADPNPKPEQNPVQDDTKSSGEEAAEEEVVVASGDKRSSKRRKVSSAKDTETPAPEMKPESAGNNAIPEGTNQDVKKTAGKIPRHEGLMKKKAALKPTTPNFKKLHEAHFSKMESIDSYMQRKNKQMEVLRNSVKDLKAQSENGIKKSADTKAHAKPPVSRASLFSPGVPEKKVEKRRVTQASKPAIKNNAPFRPSILATNKVNVRFSQTTQDNEHKRSLVKTPARMSPMLPLTPTPGRKSEIHANKNAAPVNKTPGSTPFIFSAASGPPSTNKKNMFNLKASLSRPLTYKPHKGKLKPFGEMAANAALDKSQASPSRQKNYKQHQVQTRDKRRMKHNEDRKQKKEKIVSARRGLVMA; this is encoded by the exons ATGGATTTGGACTCCATGAAGTATTCAGACCTGCAGCAGCTCGCCAAGAGCATTGGTTTAAAAGCCAACATAAAG GCTGATAAGCTGCTGAAGGCACTGAAGGGGCATTTTGAACAGCAAGAGAGCTCAGACAAT GGCAACACGGCCTCCTCGGATGACACACAGATCCAGGAGGAGAAGGAGGCAGCAGCTGAGCCCAAGCCCAAACCCGTAAACGACGCTCTGGTGACAACACGCCGCGGAAAAAAACAGCAGGCCAAGAGAAAGTACTCTGGAGATGGAGCTGATCCGAATCCCAAACCAGAACAGAACCCAGTTCAG GATGACACAAAGTCATCTGGAGAGGAGGCGGCAGAGGAGGAGGTCGTCGTCGCCAGTGGTGATAAAAGGAGCTCCAAGAGGAGGAAGGTGTCCTCGGCTAAGGACACGGAGACTCCAGCTCCTGAGATGAAACCTGAATCTGCTGGCAATAACGCCATCCCTGAGGGGACCAATCAGG ATGTTAAGAAAACTGCTGGAAAAATCCCCCGTCACGAGGGTCTGATGAAGAAGAAAGCAGCTCTGAAGCCCACCACACCaa ATTTCAAGAAACTCCACGAGGCACATTTCAGCAAGATGGAGTCCATCGATTCCTACATGCAGAGGAAGAACAAGCAGATGGAGGTCCTCAGGAACTCTGTGAAGGACCTGAAG GCTCAGTCAGAAAATGGCATCAAAAAGTCAGCAGACACAAAAGCTCATGCT AAGCCGCCAGTCAGCCGAGCCTCGCTGTTCAGCCCAGGAGTGCCGGAGAAGAAAGTGGAGAAGCGCAGGGTCACTCAGGCAAGCAAGCCAGCAATAAAGAACAACGCCCCCTTCAGGCCATCCATTCTCGCAACCAACAAAGTCAACGTCAG GTTTTCCCAAACCACGCAGGACAACGAGCACAAGCGCTCTCTGGTGAAGACTCCGGCCCGTATGTCTCCCATGCTTCCTCTCACTCCCACTCCGGGCAGGAAGTCTGAAATCCACGCGAACAAGAACGCTGCTCCCGTCAACAAAACTCCAG GATCGACTCCATTCATCTTCAGCGCTGCTTCTGGCCCTCCGTCAACTAACAAGAAAAACATGTTCAATCTGAAAGCGAGCCTCTCTCGCCCGCTCACATACAAACCCCACAAAG GAAAGCTGAAGCCATTTGGAGAGATGGCGGCAAACGCAgcactggacaagtcgcaagcAAGTCCTTCTCGCCAGAAAAACTACAAACAGCACCAAGTGCAGACGCG AGACAAGCGGCGCATGAAGCACAATGAGGACAGGAAGCAGAAGAAGGAGAAGATTGTCAGTGCCAGACGTGGGCTGGTGATGGCTTAA